A region of the Romboutsia hominis genome:
AACTTCTATAATACACCAAAAAAATATATAATAATAGCCTTAAAATGTAATTGTTTTCCTGTTATTATTTAAATATACAAGATAACTTGTATATTTAAAAATGTAGTCCAGATACAGGAGGTACATACTATGAGCGTAAAAATAATTTCAAAGCATGTAAAAGTTACAGAGGCAATAAGAGAAAAAATTGAAAGTAAGTTTGAAAAGCTAGAAAAATATATTAATGATGATTTTGATGTACATGTTAAAATAGATGTAAAGAGAAAAAATCAAAGTATTGAAGCGACAGTATATACTAAACATGGAACTATCGTTAGAGCTGAAGAATGCCAAGAAGATTTATATTCAGCAATAGACTTATTATATGATAAGCTTTATAAACAGCTTAGAAAATACAAAACACAAATGATAAGAAGAAATAGAAAAAATGAAAGTATAAGATTTGATAATATAGAGGAATATGAAGAAATAGATTTAGATGACGATGTAATAAAAAGAAGAAAGAAATTTAAAATGGACAAGCCAATAACTCCAGAAGATGCAATTGTTCAAATGAATTTATTAGGACATCAATTCTTTTTATTTAGAAATATAGAGACAAATAAAACAAGTATTATATATAAAAGACATGATGGATATGGCCTTATAGAACAAGTGTAATACCATAAACATTTAATAATAAAAAACGTATTGAAAATTTCAATACGTTTTTTATTATTAAAAAATAGCTTATTATTATTAATATAACTTGAATTATTTAGATTTTAGTTTTATACATTTTTTTGATATATAAAATATAATAAAACCAGCTAGACAAGTTGCTAGAGCTATAATTATATGTAAATCCACATCATACTCAAATACATAAGAACAAGCATTATCTAAAGCATGAAATAATATACAAAGCCAAATGCTATTAGTTTCCATGTATATGTAAGTAAGTACAAAAGAAGAAGCAATACAACTAAGAGCAAATGGAATAAAACTAGTATGTTGTTGTGGTGTACCAACTACAAACCATAAAGGTAGATGCCATAAGGACCAAATAATACCTATTATTAGAGAACTTTTAAAAGGAGAATATTTCTTTAGTAATTTAGGAAGTAAAAAACCTCTCCATCCTATTTCCTCTAATCCTCCCCCAAATATCATTATAGGAGTTAACCAACTTAAAAATATTAATGGGGATTTTAGTAAGGCACCATAGCCTCTAAACATTTCAACTACTATATATGGAACGGTCCAAAGTATTAAAGCGGCAATAATAACATATAAATATTCCTTTAGACTCCTGTTTGCATTTACACAGTTCCTTAAAAATCTATCAAATTCATCTTTAGACAAAAACTTTTTAGCGGTAATTAATCCAGCTAAAGCAGGAGAATACCCTGAAAGTGCATAAAATAACATAAAAATAGGAGAACCATATATTAAAATATTGAGTTGTGTTGTAGATATAGTTACTGTAAATCCAATTATACAAAAAAGTATTAGTACTATAAAAAAGTACTTTGTATCTTTTGAAATCAATTTTTTTCGCCTCCGAATTTTTTATAAGAATTAATTTATAGAATAATTCAAAGTATATTGAAATTATTGAATAACTATATAATTATTATACATAAGAAATCTAACTAATTTAATAGGGAAATTAAATAAAATTCGTATAATAAATATATATATAGTTTATTTATAAACTAATAATTTGTTGATTATGAAAATACATTGTGCTACACTCAACTTGTAAAAATAAATAAAAGCTAGGGGAGCTATGATTGGATAGCTGAGAAGTAAAGCCATAACTTTCAGACTCTAAGAACCTGATTAAGATAATTCTTACGTAGGGAAGCTCGTATATTTTAATGTACCTAGATTTTTAGTTAAATAAGGCGCTCTCTATAAAAAGAGAGTGCTTTTTTAATGCTATTAAAGTTAAATTTATATAATTATTTTTATATCTTATAAAAGATAATCCTTAAAAGGAGGAAATGTAAGTGAAGGTAAATGGGGAAGAGTTTGAATTTAAATCAGATATGACAATATCAAAGTTATTAGAAGATATTGGAGTAAAAAAAGATAGCGTAGTAGTAGAGATAAATTTAAACATAATTGAAAATAATCAATACGATAGCTATATACTAAGAGAAGAAGATGTTATAGAAGTCATAAGGTTTGTTGGAGGGGGATAAGATGCAACTTTTTATAAATGAGCTACTTGTAAATATTGATGAAGATATAGTTACAGTAGATAAAGTTAAAGAAAAATATAAAAAAGATGCAGATATAATAATACTAAATGGTCATCCAGTAGATGCATATGTAGATTTAGAATTATATGAAAATGATAGAGTTACATTAATAAAAAGGGGTGAAATTCCAAAATTTGAAGAATTAGAAAATCTTATGGTTAGCAGACATACTCCAAATGTTCACTACAAATTAAAAAATGGAAAAGTAGCAATATTAGGTATTGGTGGATTGGGTTCAAATATAGCTATATCTTTAGCTAGAATAGGCGTAGGAACATTAATACTAGCAGACTTTGATATAGTAGAACCATCTAATTTAAATAGACAACAATATTTTATAAATGATATAGGAAAATATAAAACCGAGGCACTTAAAAATAATATAGAAAATATTAATCCATTTATAGAAGTTGAAACTATAAACAAAATAATAGATTCATCAAATATACATGAATTTGGGAACGTAGATATAATAATAGAGGCTTTTGATAATCCAAAGTACAAAGCAGAAATTGCAAATAACATTTTAACTAAAATGAGAGATAAATATTTAATATCCTCATCTGGAGTGGCAGGATATTATGATTCTAACATAATAAAAACAAGAAAAATCAGAGATAAATTTTACATATGTGGAGATGAGATAAATGAAGCTAAAGAAGGTGATGGGCTTATGGCACCAAGGGTGGCTATATGTGCTAATCACATGGCTAATTTAGCAACAAAAATATTGATAGAAGACAAATAAGATTATGTGGGGGATAAAAATGGATAAATTAATATTAAACGGACATGAGTTTAATAGTAGACTTTTAATAGGAACGGGAAAATATAGTTCAAATGATATGTTACCAAGAGTAATAGAGTCAAGTAACAGTGAAATAATAACTATGGCACTAAGAAGAGTAGACTTAGACAATACAGAAGAAAATATACTATCACATATACCTAGCAATATGACAATACTTCCTAATACATCAGGAGCGACTAATCATATGGAAGCTGTTAGGATAGCAAGAATAGCTAGAAAAATGGGATGTGGAAACTTTATAAAAATAGAAGTAATAAGTGATACAAAATACTTATTACCCGATAATGAAGAAACTATAAAAGCAACTAAAATACTTGCTGATGAAGGATTTGTAGTTCTTCCATATATGAGTCCAGATCTATATGCAGGCAAAAGGCTAATAGAAGCAGGGGCAGCAGCAGTTATGCCACTTGGGGCACCAATAGGTTCTAATAGAGGGCTTAAAATGAAAGAAATGATAAAAATAATGATAGAAGAATTAGATATACCAATAATAGTAGATGCAGGAATTGGAAAACCATCTCAGGCTATGGAAGCTATGGAAATGGGGGCAGCAGCAGTACTTGTAAACACTGCAATAGCTAGTGCAGGCGACCCTATAAAAATGGCGAATGCTTTCAAATTAGCAGTTGAAGGTGGAAGAGAAGCATATTTAGCTAAAACAGGAAGAGTAAGCAATTTTGCAAATGCATCTTCACCTCTTACTGGATTTTTAAGTGAAGTAGGTGTTTAATTTGAGTTTTTATAATGTTATAGAAAAGTATAAAGATATTGATATAGATAAATATCTAGAAAATGTATCAAATTATGATGTTTTAAGAAGTTTAGAAAAGGATAATTTAGATGAATATGATTTATTAAATTTATTATCGAAAAAAGCCACTAAATACCTGGAAGAAATGGCACAAAAAGCACACGAGATAACTAATAGATATTTTGGAAAGACTATACTTTTGTATACTCCTATGTATATAGCAAACTATTGTGTAAATAAATGTCTATACTGTGGATATAATATAGATTCTGGAATAAGTAGAAAAAAGCTCAACATTAATGAAATTAAAATAGAAGGAAATGAAATATCTAAAGAGGGATTTAAGCATTTGTTGCTTTTAACTGGAGAAAGTAAGATTCATTCAGACGTAGAGTATATAGGTGAAGCTGTAGAAGTTCTTAAAGATAAATTTCCATCTATTACAATAGAAGTTTATCCAATGGATGAAGAAGAGTATAAATATTTAGTAGATAAAGGCGTTGAAGGGCTTACTGTATACCAAGAAGTATATGATGAAAATATTTATAAAGAGGTACATTTAAAAGGTCCAAAATCTAATTATAAATATAGATTAGACTCACCAGAAAGAGGAATAAAAGCTGGAATGAGAAGTGTATCAATAGGTTCGTTACTTGGTCTTAATGATTTTAGAAAAGAAACTTTTTTTACATTAATGCATGGAAGATATTTAAGAAAAAAATATCCACATGTAGACGTTTCATACTCAATACCTAGAATAAGACCATTTAAGGGATGTTATGAAAAAATAATTGATATCAATGATAATGATTTAGTACAAGCTATGGTTGTTATGAGATTATTTGATAATCAAGGTGGTATAAATTTATCGACTAGAGAAAGCTTATCATTGCGAAGAAATTTAATACCTTTGGGAGTTACAAAATTAAGTGCAGGTGTATCAACAAATGTAGGAGGGCATTCTCAAAATAGTAAAGATACATCTCAATTTAAAATTAGTGATGAAAGTAGTGTTAGTGATATAAAAGCCATGTTAAAAGATATTGGATACCAACAAATATTTAAAGATTGGGAAAGGTTTTAATGTATCTAATAACGAATAGGCATCTATGCAAATATGATAGGTATATTGAAGTTATAAAAGAAGCATCTTATTGTGGCGTTAAAAATATAATACTAAGAGAAAAAGATCTGAGTAATGATGAGCTAGAAAATTTATATCTTAAGATTAAAAAAAATATAAATAAAGATACTAAGATAATAATAAATAGCAATATAGAAGTATTTAAAAGAGTTGATGCCGACGGTATACATTTACCATTTGATAAGTTTATAGATATTTATGATGAAAAAAATAAAAAAGATACAAATGAGTATATAGATATCAAAAACTTTAATAAAATATTAGGAGTATCAACTCATAGTATAAAAGATATAGTAGAAGTACTAAAAAGAAATGCAGATTATATATTTTTATCACACATATATGAAACTAAATGTAAGGAAAACTTAAAACCTAAAGGAATTGAAATATTAAAAGAGGCCAATTCTTTACTTACTAATTCAAATATAAATTTAATTGCATTAGGTGGAATAACACCTAGCAATGTCAAATACATAGTAGATTATTGTGATGATATAGCTGTTATGTCTAACCTAATGAGTAGTAAAAATATAAAAAAAACAATAAATGAATATAATATAGATTAAAAGTTAGCGTCTAAAATAATTTTTATTATTTTAGACGCTAACTTTTATTATAAATAGGTATTTTTATGTATTTTACTATTTAAAATAGTTACAATCTTTGATCTAGTAAAGGATTAGAATTTAAAGTTAATACCATTTAAATCATGAGTTTTATTTAGATAAATTAACTTTTATTGAGATTTTTATTACATAATCATCATATTCTTGAACTGCTAAATCATCAAGTATTATATCTTCATAGAAATGACCTTGAACAGACAGATTATTTTCTTCTATAAACTTTAAAATCTTATTATAAGTAATGCTAGTGTTATAATAACTACCCCTATGATATGCAACAATGTACAATCCCTTAGCTTTAGTAAAATTAGAATATTCTTTATTAGGAAGTTTATTATATATATATTTATAATCTAAGTAATTACCATTAGCTATATCACTGTATTCAAGCATTTCACCTAAAAAATGGGGGTAAGCTATACCTCTATCTTCACAACGACCTATATGAGCAGAAAAAGCCTCATAAACTTCTTTATCTGTAGAACAATTAAAAACTTTTGAAATAAATATGTATTCTTCTTGTAATGGTAAAATGCTGACTTTATCTGTATAATTATTAATAAAATCTTTGGAGTATTCAATTTTTCTATCAATAAAGAGTTTTATCTGGTTTAACTTATCTATTTTATTGATTACATTTATACGTTCCTTTTCTAGTAAATTAATTAATTCATTGGGATTTCTCTTACTTAAGTATTCTTTTATTTCTTTTAAAGGCATACCAATATCCTTTAGCATTGTTATAGCTCCAAACGTTTCTATTTGTTGATAAGAATAATATCTATAATTATTATCTCCTTTTATTTCAGGAGAAAAAATTCCAACTTGATCGTAATGATAAAGAGTTTGCTTACTAGTTTTGCAAAGCTTAGCAAATTCTCCAGTAGTAAAATGTATATTCTTATTAATTTTCATATAAAACACTCCAGATAATATAATAGTTTAATTATAAATATAACACAAAATGTTTAAGATTAAACTAATTAGCATTAATTTATGATAGTCTCCAATTCAAAAGTAAATACTATAAAAATAATAAAATTTTTATAATAGGAAGATATGGAAAGTGTAAGGGAAGTTTTAACAAATGGAAATTTTACTTATTAGTAAAAATTAAATTAAAATTTTTTAAGGAAAATATAAGTATTTTATATCCACAAATGGATATTAATTAAAAAAAAGAAGATAAGTAGATTTTATTGCAAAAATTATGGTGTATTTGATTTTGTATAATGAACAAACTAATGTTAAATAGATTATAAAAAGGAGTGAAGGTAGTGGAAGATAATAATTCTTTTATGGATGGATTAAGAAATTTGGGAAAGCAACTACTTTACACAGAAAGTGAGAATACAAATACTGATAGAGAGAATATAACAGAAATAAACAGTAATGGGAATAAAAGATGTATAACTAGAGCAGGCGCAGGGCCTAAAAGTCATAATAGAGTAGGTAACCCAAATAATAAATTTAGATAAATAATAAAATAATATCATTATGGAGGTAGTAATATGAAAAAAGGATTAATACCAGTAGCTTTAGGAACAGTAGTAACAGCAACAGGATTGATGTTAGATGCTAAGCAAAATAAAAAAGAGAAGTTCAATAGAAAAGATTATAAAAATATGGCAGGTGCACTTCTAGTGGGAGCAGGAGTTGCTCATATTGCCTTAGGTGGAATAGACATAGCTAAATATTAAAATAAGAGGAGATTATTCATTCTCCTCTTATTTTATATTATATTTAGAAATCACTATTATTAGGTGCTTGTCATATAAATGAAAACAAGTCGTTAATATATGTAAGAGCTTATTTTTGTTTTTGAAGATAAAAATTTAAATTAATAATTATTAATAAATAAAAAAATATTGACAATGATAATAATTATCAATACAA
Encoded here:
- the hpf gene encoding ribosome hibernation-promoting factor, HPF/YfiA family encodes the protein MSVKIISKHVKVTEAIREKIESKFEKLEKYINDDFDVHVKIDVKRKNQSIEATVYTKHGTIVRAEECQEDLYSAIDLLYDKLYKQLRKYKTQMIRRNRKNESIRFDNIEEYEEIDLDDDVIKRRKKFKMDKPITPEDAIVQMNLLGHQFFLFRNIETNKTSIIYKRHDGYGLIEQV
- the thiF gene encoding sulfur carrier protein ThiS adenylyltransferase ThiF; amino-acid sequence: MQLFINELLVNIDEDIVTVDKVKEKYKKDADIIILNGHPVDAYVDLELYENDRVTLIKRGEIPKFEELENLMVSRHTPNVHYKLKNGKVAILGIGGLGSNIAISLARIGVGTLILADFDIVEPSNLNRQQYFINDIGKYKTEALKNNIENINPFIEVETINKIIDSSNIHEFGNVDIIIEAFDNPKYKAEIANNILTKMRDKYLISSSGVAGYYDSNIIKTRKIRDKFYICGDEINEAKEGDGLMAPRVAICANHMANLATKILIEDK
- a CDS encoding thiamine phosphate synthase; protein product: MYLITNRHLCKYDRYIEVIKEASYCGVKNIILREKDLSNDELENLYLKIKKNINKDTKIIINSNIEVFKRVDADGIHLPFDKFIDIYDEKNKKDTNEYIDIKNFNKILGVSTHSIKDIVEVLKRNADYIFLSHIYETKCKENLKPKGIEILKEANSLLTNSNINLIALGGITPSNVKYIVDYCDDIAVMSNLMSSKNIKKTINEYNID
- a CDS encoding thiazole synthase, whose amino-acid sequence is MDKLILNGHEFNSRLLIGTGKYSSNDMLPRVIESSNSEIITMALRRVDLDNTEENILSHIPSNMTILPNTSGATNHMEAVRIARIARKMGCGNFIKIEVISDTKYLLPDNEETIKATKILADEGFVVLPYMSPDLYAGKRLIEAGAAAVMPLGAPIGSNRGLKMKEMIKIMIEELDIPIIVDAGIGKPSQAMEAMEMGAAAVLVNTAIASAGDPIKMANAFKLAVEGGREAYLAKTGRVSNFANASSPLTGFLSEVGV
- a CDS encoding CPBP family intramembrane glutamic endopeptidase, with amino-acid sequence MISKDTKYFFIVLILFCIIGFTVTISTTQLNILIYGSPIFMLFYALSGYSPALAGLITAKKFLSKDEFDRFLRNCVNANRSLKEYLYVIIAALILWTVPYIVVEMFRGYGALLKSPLIFLSWLTPIMIFGGGLEEIGWRGFLLPKLLKKYSPFKSSLIIGIIWSLWHLPLWFVVGTPQQHTSFIPFALSCIASSFVLTYIYMETNSIWLCILFHALDNACSYVFEYDVDLHIIIALATCLAGFIIFYISKKCIKLKSK
- the thiH gene encoding 2-iminoacetate synthase ThiH, with protein sequence MSFYNVIEKYKDIDIDKYLENVSNYDVLRSLEKDNLDEYDLLNLLSKKATKYLEEMAQKAHEITNRYFGKTILLYTPMYIANYCVNKCLYCGYNIDSGISRKKLNINEIKIEGNEISKEGFKHLLLLTGESKIHSDVEYIGEAVEVLKDKFPSITIEVYPMDEEEYKYLVDKGVEGLTVYQEVYDENIYKEVHLKGPKSNYKYRLDSPERGIKAGMRSVSIGSLLGLNDFRKETFFTLMHGRYLRKKYPHVDVSYSIPRIRPFKGCYEKIIDINDNDLVQAMVVMRLFDNQGGINLSTRESLSLRRNLIPLGVTKLSAGVSTNVGGHSQNSKDTSQFKISDESSVSDIKAMLKDIGYQQIFKDWERF
- a CDS encoding MerR family transcriptional regulator, with protein sequence MKINKNIHFTTGEFAKLCKTSKQTLYHYDQVGIFSPEIKGDNNYRYYSYQQIETFGAITMLKDIGMPLKEIKEYLSKRNPNELINLLEKERINVINKIDKLNQIKLFIDRKIEYSKDFINNYTDKVSILPLQEEYIFISKVFNCSTDKEVYEAFSAHIGRCEDRGIAYPHFLGEMLEYSDIANGNYLDYKYIYNKLPNKEYSNFTKAKGLYIVAYHRGSYYNTSITYNKILKFIEENNLSVQGHFYEDIILDDLAVQEYDDYVIKISIKVNLSK
- the thiS gene encoding sulfur carrier protein ThiS, whose protein sequence is MKVNGEEFEFKSDMTISKLLEDIGVKKDSVVVEINLNIIENNQYDSYILREEDVIEVIRFVGGG